A region of the Dysidea avara chromosome 9, odDysAvar1.4, whole genome shotgun sequence genome:
CATACTGTTCCTTTAACAACTTTAGAACTacttcatgtgtgtgtgtatgtatgtttgtgtgtgtgtatgtatgtttgtgtgagGGGATCTGCAACTTAAATCCTGTATGAGAATTCAAATCTTTGCGATTTGACAAGATTTCAAGCAATTTGTGGCAAGATTTCATGATATTCAGAACAGTATCATCATGTGATACGTAATGCACAGAATCagtgttgtaagtgggtcagtactgttgacaTGGTTAACCCACTGACCTGAATAGTAATCTGGATGGGACCCGGATCTGACCCGGTTCAAATGAAATGGAGGCGTGCCTCAAGAGTTAGATTAAAAGTACACAAGTTAGCTATTTTTTTTAAACATAGAAaggattgtctgcaagaagtgagttgctacatattatcaagtgggtgtgggtCCACGTAagtctacatgcagctacagcaattaagaatttccagaagttagttaccTACACTAGCAACATGGATCCCATGATGCCATGCATGCCAACAGAACAGCTGATACAAttctgataagtgggcgtgacccTACACATCCCacacagacagcaaagcatgTCCCTGAATAGTGGGCGTGGCTTTgttgagtgtttacaactgcatttccaccaatacaatcaagcttgttaacttatagtcacatGTGATCTCATtcaggtcagacccagatattcagtgaagtgtACAAGACCCACTTTACCCGACAAAACGTGACCCAAATAATCTGGCCCACTTACAATGCTGCATGGAATCTTTCTTCTAGTTTAGATTTTCATCACTACAGACTTCACAAGAGTTGTGAGGATGCTGGATGTAGCATATGTTATGCTGCAAATATGGAAAATACATGGAACTTtacaattttcagtgattttcAGTTTTCAAAATCagagatttcaacaagatttcaaagagggTTGTACGAGATTTTAAGCTAGTTGCAGACCTcttggtgtgtgtagtgtgtgtgtgtttgtgaggTGTGAAATAACTGTCAtataaatacacacatacaaacaactTATTTATACCATATATAGTACGTATGGAAGAGCGGCTATTTCAAACATACCAATCAACCACAACTCTTGTGGACTCCCTGTACACTGAACGTTTTGACGTATCCAGTTCCCTTTGACTGTTCCATACGTGCCCTATGCCATTAAAAACCAATCCCCGCTTTTTGATTCAGGTGTAGTTATCCAAGGAAACCGTTTAACTAGAAAGTTAGAAATCTCACTGAAATAAGAGAAAGATTTGTAAATCTCGCGGTATCGTTTGTGTCGCAACCTCTCAAGTGATCATCACTGGAGCGCTATCACACAGAATATTAACTGGTGAGAGATTAATCATTCTGTCATGAGGTGCATGACTTGTAATATGCATGTGTGCTCTGTTCAGTAACTGATCGTGGTAAGCCACGCTCTCCACATTAACGCCAATCACGATTGCAGCTTTGTTGTAATCTTTGACACATGGACCAGAGTAACGGAAAGGGACTAGAACAGTTCAGAACAACAGAATATGGTACGTGTAGTAAAACACTTCACTGTAAACGTCGTGTCTTTGTTTTGTTTAATTGAAGAAGTGGGCGGTGACAGTATCCGAATTTTATCATTTCCCATCAAGCTTACATTTCTAATTCTTTCATACAGCTACCAGTACTCCACTGCTGAAGGACCTCCACAATCACATCACTCCATACTACGCTGCTCTTTGGAGAGTAATAGGAACACAACTGGGTCTACCCAGTGGAACACTTGACATCATAGAACATGACAATCACCACAAAGCTGTTCCTTGTTGTAATGCCATGTTGAAGAAGTGGCTTGAAGTGGACCTCTCTGCTAGTTGGAATAAGCTCCTAAGTGTCATCCAGTCACCTGCTGTGTCCAGTGATCAAGCTGCTGAGAAAGGTGACTGACTATTGTAGTAGTAACAAGCTAGTTAGTGTATTGTTATAGTTGTGACTGGTGAAGATGTAGCTAGCAAGGTACAACCTGTCCATCATGACAAGTTAACTGTTAAAGGTGCAGTGTATAGTGTATTCCATGATATACCTTGATGTCTGCATGTCCTGTAGGAGCTGAGGCAGTCTCCTTGTTGTCCAATAGAGTGGCCATAACTAATGCACAAGCACGGTTCAGGGTTGACAAGGATACATGGCCACCAGGTCAGCCCCACAGCTTTATACCACTACTGCTAGTCCATCATGAAGGACAACAGAGGATGGACCAAGCTGTTGAAGTTGCTAAACTAGTCCACAAAGGTGATGTCACTTCACTAGCTACTGAACAGTTAGTCCACACTAAGCTAGATGACCATGCTCCACATGTTAGCAAAGTAACCAAAGAGGTGACAAAGATTTTAGCCCTCCTAGAAGAACGGGAAGAACCACAATTTATTATGATTGAGGGTGCACCAGGCATTGGCAAGTCTGTATTGTTACGTGAAATAGCTTACAGGTGGGGTAAACAACAATTGTTACAAACATTTACACTGTTACTGTTAGTCTGTCTACGTGACCCCATTGTTCAACAAGCTACATCAATCAGTGACCTTCTTCTGTCATTCTGTGAGGGAGATAGGAGAGCTAAAGAAATTGCGGCTGCATGTAGCGATTACCTGTTTGAAAATGGTGGGAAACATCTGCTTTTCCTTTTCGATGGCTTTGACGAATTCCCAGAACACCTACGAGAAAACAGCTTAATTGGCAAGATTATAAATCGTAACATCTTACCTCTCTGTGGATTAGCAGTGTCATCTCGTCCACACGCTTCAGTATCCCTCCGACAACAAGCAACCATCAAAGTTGATATCTTAGGTTTCACAGAGGAAGAACGATCTCACTACATTGAACAGTCTTTAAAGGGAAAACCACAAAGTATTGAAAAGCTTACCTGCTACTTGCAAGATCATCTCACCATCAGCAGCCTCTGTTTAGTACCATTTAACATAGTAATCCTGCTCTTCCTGTATAAAATGGGTATTCCCCTTCCCAGCGCTTCTTCCAGCATATACTATCACTTCATCTGTCTCACCATCTGTCGACATCTTGCCAAATCTGGTCGTCCACTCAAAAATAACATCAAGCAGCTAGCTGACCTGCCAGAGCCATACAGTAAAATAGTTAAACAACTTTCCAAGTTAGCATTACAAGCACTCAATAACAACCAATTAGTTTTTACCTATGAAGATATCGAGGCTGCATGTCCAGACGTCATAGCTACCCCTGAGGCTATTAATGGATTTGGCTTGCTACAGGCTGTACAACATTTTGGCCTAACAGGAGAAACAATGACATTTAACTTCCTCCATTTAACTATACAGGAATACCTAGCGGCTAACTATATTATAACTGACCTTCGACCAGACGAAGAGTATTGTCTTCTTCGCGAACAATTCTGGAGCGATCTTCATGCAAACATGTTCTCCATTTATGTCACACTCAGCAAGGGACAACGATTTTCCTTCAAGAAATTCCTTTCTGGTGAAGACGACAACATCGCCATTTCCAGTGAATTCCTTCATGAACAATTAAAATGTTTCAGACTGTTCCGCTGTTTCCATGACGCGCTAGACTATCGAATGTGTAAATCCATCGAAGAGGCAGAAATCTTCAATAAGAAAGAAATCAATCTTCGCTCCACTAGACTATCAGCTACTGATCTCGAGTGTGTGTCACTCTTCCTCACCTCCTCTTCCCACAagcagtgggtgtggctcaactTGTTCAGCTGCTATATCCAAGATCGCGGCCTTCACATTTTGCACAAACACCTAATTAACAATGATGTCACTATCACCAACTTGTTGTTGAGCAATAATGACCTCACCAACTCATCCTCCTCCTTCGTCAGTGACATTGTCCTCAGCTGCAAAGTAGAAGGGTTGATGATTAGTTATAACCACACAATTGGGGAGAGTGAAGAGCTCTACACCATGTTGACCCATCCCTCCTCTATGCTAACAGGACTGAACATGTACGgtacctcattatcctccattGCAGCAAGAACACTATTCACTGCAGTGAAGGATACTAACAAGTTGAAGGAGCTCATCATTAGCCACAACCCCATTACTGATGATGTGGCTAATGACTTTACATTACTAACCACCAACAAGTCACTAGTGAGGCTGAGGATGAGTGGCAACCCCATTAGTGGGGAAGCCATGACAAGATGTTTACAAGCCCTGAGGGGCAATAATACGATACAAGAGCTATATGTTCCCAGTTACCCTCCAGCAATTAAGGACAGGATTAGATCAATAGAACAAGAAATCAACACAAAGAGAAGAAGTCAAGGAATACAAGAGAAGCTAACAGTTGAGTTCTGGTAACACTTTTAGTAGTTCAGTTTAGTTTATTTTGTTGTACTATTTTACAACTATTATCCCACCACACACGTgttgttattttattgtaaaagttgATAAGAATTGTTTTATTTAACACCAAACCAAGTTGATTgtcatttcaaacatttcctaaaATGATGATGGCGGGTGGTTATTATACATTATGGCTGAAAACCTTGATCAAGACACTTAAACAAACTCACTAAtacaataatgaaaattttgtagaTTTACAAATCCATGAGGTGGAAATAGccataatgaaaattttgtgtcaCTTCCATTAAAGGATGTGGGCAGAAATGGGAATGTGTGGACTTGTTAGAATATGTTAACCACCTCAACCAGACTAGCTTCCCTCATGACAGTTGCTCAGAGATGGCATGGAGTAGAGCAGAATGGAGCCGGCTGCTGCAGTTTAGGCAACACTACACCAACTCCAGCCATAGCTAGATTGGTCAGTTAGCTACACAGCTTGGAGGTCAGTCATTTTAATACTTTACTAGCATCACTTCATGCACCGGCTGAAGTGATGCCCGGATATTAAGGGTATACAAGAAAATGCAAATTAGGATTTTTATGCGAAAAGGATTCAGTTGTGCAGTTCTCCGGATATTTAGCATTTATAGTGAAAAcctaaaatttacaaaaaaaaggttGTTAGCTCACAAAGTGGTTTAGCTAGCGGTTAATTCTCAGAAAAAGTCAACAATTTTTAGTTGACAACAAAGCCAGAGCTGCAATTTTTTTCCCCGGAAAGCAAACATTTTCCAAAACAGTGCTCAGTCTCCACCTCTGAGTCTACACTACACAATTTATCACTCACTTTATAGCTGCTCCAGCTGCAGGttaacaacaacaccaaacaacaACATAATAGCCTACCTAATACACTAACTAGCTAACAGGTCAGTAAACTAACTGACTATTAAGCTACACTAACTAACTAGGTAACAAATTAGTATTCAACTAGTAACACACTATCATGACTAGCTAATAGACCTAGCTAGTAGCCCAAGTTATTACTCTAACTACTCAGTGGCCAGCTAGCTAGTAACAAGGCATTCTGCTAGGCACTAGTAATAAAACAACCATAGCTGAGAATACAACAGTTGTTCCGCATCCTAATTTAGTTTTCTATGCCAGTTTCGTAAGCTAAAGCCATAGCTACTTCAGCCTTGCGGCGCCAGGGGGTCAGCTGTCAGGCGCGCTGGCAGCTTCAACTAAATTTTGAAAAAGTTCCAGCCAAAAAGCTTTCTAAAATAGCACCTATTGGAAAACTTTATTCTTACTGGCCTTGTTACTAGCTTTCAACCAAAACTGAGTTAGCCTAGTCTATTCTACCGACTCAACACAATTTCAACTGTCAACTTTACCTCGAACTTTACACATCCTAGCAACGACTAAAAAGCAGCTGGAAGGTAACAACCATCCTGCCCTTTTACAATAAGCGCTATGTGCGCTTAATTGTCATTATATAAGACTTTAACGCTGGCGTAGCTGCATCGCTTCTTTTTGTTTATGTAACGCTGTGACTTTGTCGAGAACAATTATACTTAGCTACCACCAGTATTATTCTTAACACAGACTGACTTGTACAACAAAAGGAAACCTTAACATAACTACTTAACATCCAAAGTGTTAATTGTACAAAAGTATATAATTAAACATATGTTACTACAGAGGTCTGTTACACTATCCCCCTCCACTAAGAAGATGTCCCATCTTCACGTTCTCACATAATCCTGCAGTCTCACAGGAGGCCGGTGCTGTCTGGTTGGGTAACGTCTTGTCTCACTTGGGGGTTGATCAGTTCCAACATTTGTAGGTTGTCTTGATGTAGGTTGATCACTGGGGTAGCATTCATCATCATAATCTACCAACTCCAAATCTGTTCCCACAGGTGGAGCTCGAGGGGTAGGTACATGTTCCTCACTTGCTGCGGCCGGTTGATCACTACTGGCAGAAGTGGAAGGCAAGTCACCATCTAGTCGAATGTCCTGTGGACATGGCTTTAATCGGTTAAAATGCACCACCTGTCGCTGCCTCCGTCCCCTTTGACACTGTACTCTATAGGTGCACTCGGACAGCTTTTTCATGACTTTGAAAGGTCCAGTCCAAGGGTGGAAAAGCTTCCTACTACTGTTCTTTGGGACTTTTGGGTTTAACACCCATACCATGTCACCAGTCTTAAACGGTGAACCATTTGCCCTCTGGTCATAATATGCTTTCTGCCTTTGATGCTGCACTCCAGCAGTCTTCTTTGCTACTTCAAATGCAGCTGTCAGTTGCTTCTCAAGGTCTGCTGCATATTCATTGATGGATTGTGTCTTGTTATCTATTGCAGTGCCATATAGGATGTCTATGGGTAGAACTGCCTGACGGCCATACATTAAATAAAATGGTGCATAACTGGTCGAGGCATGAGTACTGGTGTTATAAGCAAAGCATACCTTGCGAATGTGATTTTCCCAATCCCACGGATTGTCTTTGCAGTGGGTAGCTAACATGTTTAGTAGTGTCCTGTTAAATCTCTCCACCATGCCATCACATTGTGGATGGTATGGGGAAGTTCTACTCTTTTGAATACCTAAAAGCTTGCATACCTCTGACATCAGCTGTGACTCAAACTGTTTCCCCTGATCTGAGTGAAGCTGGCTAGGTACTCCAAAACGCATGAACACCTCATCTACCAGGCGAATGGCAACAGTCTTAGCCTCTTGATTCGGGATTGCAAAAGCCTCCATCCATCTACTAAAATAATCAGCCACAACCAGTATGTAACTGTTGCCAGCTTGGCTCTCAGGGAATGGTCCCAAGATATCCATGGCCATAACTTGCATAGGATAGCTTGCTGTTATTGTACCTAGTGGCGCTCGTTTGGAAACAGGAGGTGATTTCCTAGTAGCACAACTTGCACAGGTTTGACACCAGCTGCAAGTGTCATTCCAATATCCAGGCCAATAAAAACGTTCTTTAACCCTTCCAAAGGTCTTCTCCTGTCCCAGGTGACCACCTGCTACTCCATCATGCAGTGATGCCAGAATGTCTGACCGATGATTCTTAGGGACTACAAACTGTAGCCACTTCTGATCCCTCTGAGGTTCAGAGAACTGCCTATACAACACTCCGTTGATGACTATCAACTGGTCCCACAACTGCCAGAGTCTGCGGTCCTCGGGACTGTTATTGCTCAGAACAGCCGGTTTCTGATTAGTTTCCTTAGCAGCCAGTACTGATGAAATACGGGGATCATCTATCTGGGCAGTTCGAAGTTCCTCTTGGGAGTGAGCACTCAGTGAAGCCAGATCAGTAGGGACTACTGCTGCTAGTGCAAGAGCCTCATCAGCTGGAATGATTCCACATTGTTTACAAGGGATTCTTGACATGGCATCAGCATTGTTGTGACTTTTACCTGGCCTATGCTTAACTGTGAAGTGATACTCTTGTAGCTTCTGTACCCAGCGTGCAACTTGGCCTTCTGGGTCTTTAAACTTCTGTAACCACGCCAAGGCACCATGGTCAGTCCGAATTGTGAAATGTGATCCTAGAAGGTAAGGGCGGAAGTGCTGAAGAAAGGTCACCACAGCCAATAGTTCTCTTCTCGTCACGTAGTAATTGCGCTCAGCCTTAGTCAAGCTTCTGCTGGCATATGCAACAGCACACTCTCTGCCCTCTTGGATCTGGGATAACACTGCTCCAATGCCCATGTCACTGGCATCAGTGTCCAAAATGAAAGGCTGTGACCAGTCTGGTAAAGCAAGTATAGGTGCAGAAACTAAGCGAGTCTTTAAGCAATCAAAGGCTTCCTGGCACTGGGTAGTCCATTTGAATTCAGACTTCTTCTCTGTAAGCTTGTGCAATGGTGAAGCTACTGAAGCAAAGTTTTTGATAAATCTTCTATAATGGCTGGCTAAGCCTAGAAATTGTTGTGTTTCTTTAATGGTAGTAGGTATAGGCCATTCTCGTACACGACATGTTTTGTCTGGATCAGGTAAGATCCCATCTGCCGAAACAACATGTCCCAAGAATTGCACTTTAGGTTGCATGAACTGGCACTTGTGGGGTTGTAATTTTAGTCCTGCTCTGTCTAATCGTTCAAAGACTTGCCTAAGGTTGCTCAGATGTGCCTCAAATGTTTTCCctacaataataatatcatcTATATAGACAATGCAACTGCTCCATTGTAACCCTGACAATACCATATCCATTAACCTTTGAAAGGTTGCTGGGGCATTACACAGCCCAAACGGCATAACATTAAAGTGAAATAGACCTTCATGGGTACAAAAGGCAGTTTTCTCCCGGTGCTTCTCATCTACCTCTACTTGCCAGTACCCACTCTTCAAGTCCAATGTAGAAAAACATTTTGAACCAGCTAAAGTATCCAGGGTGTCGTCTATCCTTGGAATTGGGTAAGCATCCTTATGTGTTATTTCGTTAACCTTCCGGTAATCAACACAAAACCGCAAAGAACCATCTTTCTTTGGCACTAAAATGATTGGTGATGCCCACGGACTCTTAGATGGTGCGATAATTTCCTTTTCTTGCATCTCTGCTATCATTTTCTTTATCTCATCCCTTTGAGGTAGCGGTACCCTCCTCACAGCTTGCCGGACTGGATTTCCTGTGGTCTCAATTCGATGGTTAAGCACATTTGTCCTACCCAAGTCATCTGGTTTCAGGGCAAACAGGTGAGCATATGAGGTGAGCAGTGCACTGAATTGTCTCAGCTGGTGTTCAGTTAAACTATTTGGCATTGTATCCAAAATACTGCTCAAGATAGCTTCCCAATCTCCCTGCTGCATCAGGACATCAGATTTGGTTACCCCCGATACCTCATCCAATGGCTCTATCGCTGTGGCATCTGCAACTTTAGTCCCTTTATGTACAGTGACGGGGTGGGGCTCCATGTTAAGCATACGCATAGGAACAAACCCTTTTCGTGGTATCACAACAGCACTAGCAACAAGTACTTCTGCTTTCTTAGACTTCTTATTCTCCACAATCCAATTCCCCTGACAGGTGACTGGCATCATCCCCATTACTTCAATTTCACTAAGAGCCCCAATAGTAATGGTGTCTTGCACGGTGACATCAACTTGTGTGACCGATGGGCCAGGTAATGTAAGAGCACACAAGGGTATTTTAATAGTACGAGTGCGCAACTCACCATGACCAAGGTCCAAAACACATTCATGAGCCTCAAGAAAGTTTAGCCCTAGTATACCCTCTGATGTTAATGCATCAGCTACAATCACCTCCTGTTGGAAAATCTGCCCTAACAGCTGTAGATTGACCATCACAGATCCCTGTACTCGCATTGGTGAGCCATCTACACCAACCAGCCGCATACTAGCATGGTTTAACTTGGGAGAATTACTCGGCTTGATTCGATCCCACACCTCACTACTTATGAGGGACACAGCTGCTCCCGTATCAATCAGGAATGATACCTGATGGCCATACACATGCGCAGGCACGGAATATTTAGATACACTATTAATAGAAATTGTGGGTGTGACATCATTATCTACTGTGGAGTCAGCATTGCTAGCATCCTTGTTCCTTTGTGTCTGCATCTCACTTGTAGTCATTGCCTTATTTTCTGGGTCCACAGGTATACTGCTAGCACATCCCCGAGCATAATGCCCTGGTTGCTTACAGACATGGCACATAATTGCTTGGGACTGCCTCCTTCTCTTTCTTTGTCTCCGTGGTTGATATCGACTACTTTCTGCATCTTCCACTTTCTTCTCCAGTCTGCTTAGCTTCTCCAACAAATTTTCTATCATCAATGTCAGGTCCGGTTCAACGGATGCTACAGCGTTCCCTTGAGTCGTTCCGGGTTGCACACCCGCGCCATCACCTTGAGCGCTGCACTGTATCAAATACGACTCGAGTTCCAGAGTAGCTGCAAGTGCTGCCACCATCGTTGAGGGGCGTTTTTGTCTCACGCCAAACGCCACCTGGGAGTTGTCCAGTTGGTCGAGGTATCTATTGAGTGCGATGTGTTCCCTAGTTGCTTCTTCCAAGTCTGGATAAGCCTTGTCTGCTAGCACAGACAGTGCGTCAGCAAAATCACCCCAGCTCTCGCCCTCTTGCCTCTCACGAGAGTGTAACTCAGCTTTGTACAGATTC
Encoded here:
- the LOC136266047 gene encoding protein NLRC5-like — encoded protein: MDQSNGKGLEQFRTTEYATSTPLLKDLHNHITPYYAALWRVIGTQLGLPSGTLDIIEHDNHHKAVPCCNAMLKKWLEVDLSASWNKLLSVIQSPAVSSDQAAEKVVTGEDVASKVQPVHHDKLTVKGAEAVSLLSNRVAITNAQARFRVDKDTWPPGQPHSFIPLLLVHHEGQQRMDQAVEVAKLVHKGDVTSLATEQLVHTKLDDHAPHVSKVTKEVTKILALLEEREEPQFIMIEGAPGIGKSVLLREIAYRWGKQQLLQTFTLLLLVCLRDPIVQQATSISDLLLSFCEGDRRAKEIAAACSDYLFENGGKHLLFLFDGFDEFPEHLRENSLIGKIINRNILPLCGLAVSSRPHASVSLRQQATIKVDILGFTEEERSHYIEQSLKGKPQSIEKLTCYLQDHLTISSLCLVPFNIVILLFLYKMGIPLPSASSSIYYHFICLTICRHLAKSGRPLKNNIKQLADLPEPYSKIVKQLSKLALQALNNNQLVFTYEDIEAACPDVIATPEAINGFGLLQAVQHFGLTGETMTFNFLHLTIQEYLAANYIITDLRPDEEYCLLREQFWSDLHANMFSIYVTLSKGQRFSFKKFLSGEDDNIAISSEFLHEQLKCFRLFRCFHDALDYRMCKSIEEAEIFNKKEINLRSTRLSATDLECVSLFLTSSSHKQWVWLNLFSCYIQDRGLHILHKHLINNDVTITNLLLSNNDLTNSSSSFVSDIVLSCKVEGLMISYNHTIGESEELYTMLTHPSSMLTGLNMYGTSLSSIAARTLFTAVKDTNKLKELIISHNPITDDVANDFTLLTTNKSLVRLRMSGNPISGEAMTRCLQALRGNNTIQELYVPSYPPAIKDRIRSIEQEINTKRRSQGIQEKLTVEFW